From the genome of Panulirus ornatus isolate Po-2019 chromosome 51, ASM3632096v1, whole genome shotgun sequence, one region includes:
- the LOC139764833 gene encoding uncharacterized protein: protein MQNNCVKPKSPCLSLHDSASPRHIDGTMRKYQQLALTIVAVVSLVAFLFYKHEYERLRYTLEYLDTFGEAPSNGEVARPQCGYNTHHKVTTPPTDWIDITSDLAVYSSFWDDQNGIGEPQIRTIAAVRKTAEAPSELGCLIWFESEGTPVPGTCSVEFASERIHGQNTLEEDVGVLYLLCTANDKKLIFSKIPYMIQFRVGSEEPSQPVFIHESENLKSIVNTFAVCIIPNESPIASLKVIEFISYYNIIGVDKFSIYGPVLTPLARKLLDKYSDEIGIEYEEKLFSSSRNFKLTQPVIKRVIELDCLYRHSDTQENVLILDLDQYVILEHKSTLQDTLMTVKGGNLNRDIGEFHLTSQVVCLDMQHIKKGTLLLSQQVHTIGKMKEMGVAILRPHLLTTSVGFRGGGPPKNQHISAATAVVHQYSVCSATDDHDDRHHLPTNKKSLDKLEKSLLYRKWIINH, encoded by the coding sequence ATGCAGAATAATTGTGTAAAACCCAAGAGTCCCTGCCTTTCTCTGCATGACTCCGCCTCACCCAGACACATTGATGGAACAATGCGTAAATATCAACAGCTTGCTCTTACCATTGTTGCTGTTGTCAGCCTTGTTGCCTTCCTTTTTTATAAGCATGAATATGAAAGATTAAGGTACACTCTTGAGTACCTTGACACTTTTGGGGAAGCCCCATCAAATGGAGAGGTTGCGAGACCTCAATGTGGCTACAACACTCATCACAAAGTAACCACACCCCCAACTGACTGGATTGATATCACTTCAGATCTTGCAGTTTATTCCTCCTTCTGGGATGACCAGAATGGTATTGGGGAACCACAGATTAGGACCATAGCAGCTGTTCGCAAAACTGCCGAAGCTCCCTCGGAACTTGGATGTTTAATATGGTTCGAGTCTGAGGGCACACCTGTTCCCGGTACTTGCAGTGTTGAATTTGCATCTGAGAGAATCCATGGACAGAATACACTTGAGGAGGATGTTGGAGTTCTCTATCTTTTATGTACAGCTAATGATAAGAAACTCATATTTAGCAAAATACCATATATGATTCAGTTTAGAGTAGGGTCTGAAGAACCATCACAACCTGTTTTTATACACGAGAGTGAGAATTTAAAAAGTATTGTCAACACGTTTGCAGTTTGCATCATACCTAATGAATCTCCTATTGCTTCACTCAAAGTAATTGAGTTTATCtcttattataatattattgGTGTCGACAAATTTTCTATATATGGTCCAGTCCTTACACCATTAGCAAGAAAGTTACTTGATAAATATAGTGATGAGATAGGCATTGAATATGAAGAGAAACTTTTTAGTTCTTCACGAAATTTTAAGCTCACCCAGCCTGTGATAAAGCGAGTTATTGAGCTTGACTGCCTCTACCGCCATAGTGATACCCAGGAAAATGTTTTAATTCTGGACTTAGATCAGTATGTTATCCTTGAGCACAAATCCACACTTCAGGATACTCTCATGACTGTAAAGGGTGGTAACTTGAACCGAGATATAGGTGAGTTCCACTTGACTTCCCAGGTGGTTTGCCTTGATATGCAGCACATCAAAAAAGGAACATTACTTTTATCACAACAAGTGCACACCATaggtaaaatgaaagaaatgggagTAGCTATTCTACGTCCTCATCTTCTCACTACATCTGTTGGGTTTAGGGGTGGTGGCCCTCCAAAGAACCAACATATATCTGCTGCCACTGCTGTTGTCCACCAATATTCTGTTTGCTCTGCAaccgatgatcatgatgacagaCACCACCTTCCAACAAATAAAAAATCTCTTGATAAGCTGGAAAAGTCATTACTATATAGAAAGTGGATCATAAACCActga